From the Achromobacter xylosoxidans A8 genome, the window GCCACCCGGCCCGGCGCGAACTCCAGTTCGGCGAGTGGCTGCGCGCCGACCTGGAGGCGGGCGTGGTCGAACCGCCCATGATGGACCACGACCTGGCCATCCTGCTCACCAAGGCCCGCGGCCACAGCATCCCCATCATGGGCCCGCAGGCCGACCAGATTTTCGAGGCCGTGCCCCGGGAGGATCTGAGGCGGGCGCTGCTCGACACCGTTGCGCAGTGGAACGCGCCCGAAGACTGGGCCGGCGATGAAAAGCACATCATCCTCGCGCTGGCACGCATCTGGTACACGGCCTTATCCGGCGGCATCGCCTCCAAGGAACTGGCGGCGACGTGGCTGCTGGAACGGCTGGAACCGCCCTATCGCCCCGTCCTCGGCAAGGCACGGGCGATCTATCTGGGGCAAGAGGAAGACGATCTGGCGCAGCGGCATCAGGCCGAAACAGCGGCGTTCATCGTCCACGCGCGCGGCGCGATTGAACGGACTTGTGCCGCTTCACGATAGTTGAAGATCGAAAGGGTCCGCATGCTCCCGCGGCTCACGCACGCGCCGGCTTTCTATTGGCTCTTCTGCAGCAAACCAGGCAAGGCCCAGGTGCGTTGACAGCCGCAACCAGGCGCTAAAGCGGGATCGGCTAGCGCATCCCCTCAGTGTTGCTGGAACCGCGCAATGTCGACGTCCACGGGCGGCCTTAAGACGACGCGGCGTGCGCTGGCCTCGACACGTCGACACGTTGAACGGCGGCCATTCTGATTCGTCTATTCAGGAAGAGCGCTTTGCACGCCGGGCCTGCCCCGGCTTTCTCCTTCACTGGACGCAGCCTCCATTGCCCGGAGCACGCCGAATGCGCGCGCCGTCGTAATCGACGGCGGCCGCTCAGGCAGCTTGAGGCTCCCCCAAAGGCCAGCCTGGAACCAGGCGCGCCCGACACACTGAAAACATCATGAAAGACCAAAAAAACACATCACGTACAGTCTTTACACTACGCCCGCAACACGCATTGACGCTATTGGGTCTGGTCGCCGCCGCGCCGGTGCTTGCACAACAGACTGCAGGGGAAACCATCAGCACATTGCCCAGCGTCACCATCAGCGGCACGGCCGATACCGGCACTGGTCCAGTGCAGGGCTACGTGGCGGAAGACACCACATCGGGCAGCAAGACCGACACGCCGTTGCGCGAGATTCCGCAATCCGTCTCGGTGGTAGGCGCGGAGGAAATGCGCGATCGCGGCGTGCAAAGCGTGTCGCAGGCGATTCAGTATGTGCCGGGCGTGCAGGTCACCAACTTCGGTGGCGCCGAAGTGCGCAACGACTGGATCGTGCTGCGCGGCTTCGACGCCAAGATCACCGGAGACTACCGCGATGGCCTGAACCAACTGCCGTATGACCAGATCCGGGCGCGCACCGACCCTTACGCGCTCGAGCGCGTCGAGGTGATCCGTGGCCCCTCCTCGGTGCTGTACGGGCAGGTGGCGCCCGGCGGCCTGGTCAATCGCATCACCAAGCGCCCGACGCTGGATCCTTTCGGCGAGATCGTGCTGCAAGCCGGCAATTTCGACCGGCGCCAGGCCGCGTTCGATATCGGCGGCCCGATAGATGAAGACCGCAAATACCTGTACCGCCTGACCGGCGTCCTGCGCGATGCCGGCACCCAGGTGGAATATGACGGCGACCACCGCTACCCGGATGACCTCGGATACATTGCGCCGGCCTTCACCTGGCGCCCGAATTCAGATACCTCGTTCACGCTGCTGACCCACTACCAGCACGACGAGACCGATGGCGAATCGCGCCCGGTCTTCCCGACCCACGTCCCCGTTGGCGACTATGGTTTCAACCGGTACGACCGCAAGCAATACGCGATCGGCTACGTGTTCGAGCACCGCTTCAACGACAGCATCATGCTGCGCCAGAACGCCCGCTACCAGCACGGCAAGCTTGACCAGCGCGACCTCTACAGCCTGGGGCTGCGGCCCGACGGCCACACATTGCGCCGCTACGCGCTGGTATCCAAGGAAAGCGCCGACGGTGTGGTCGTGGACACGCAAGGAGAGTTCCGCTTCAATGCCGGCCGCGCCGCCCATACGCTGCTCGCCGGCTTCGACTATCGATTCCAGGATGGCCAGCAATGGTATCGGCAGGGCCTCGCCCCCGACCTGGACCTGGACAATCCGGTCTACGACCAGAATATTCCGTATCCGGGCGCCGCCAATGCCATCATCGACCAGAAGGACGTCAACCGGCAGTATGGCCTGTACCTGCAGGACCAGATCAAGATCGATCGCGTGGTGGTGACGGCCGGTCTGCGCCACGATTGGGCCAGGTCCGACAGCCGCAACCGCATGACCAGCACGACAACCCGCCAGAACGATACCGCTCTGACAGGTCGCCTGGGGCTGGCCTACCTGTTCGATTCCGGCCTCACGCCTTATGTCAGCTATTCGACCTCTTTCAACCCGCAATCGGGCGTGTCGATGGACTCAACCCCGTTCAAGCCGACCAAGGGCGAGCAATACGAGTTCGGCATCAAGTACCAACCTCCGGGTTCCAGGAGCATGGTGGCCGCGTCGTTCTTCGACCTGACGCAACGCAATGCGCTCACCCCCGACCCCCGCAATACCAACTTCAGCGTCCAAACCGGCGAGATCCGCTCGCGCGGAATCGAACTCGAAGGCAAAGCCAACCTGACCCGCAACCTGGACGTGCTGGCCTCGTATACCCTCAACGACGTCACCGTGACCCAGAGCAACAACCCGCTCGAGAAGGACAACACGCCCATCGTGACGCCGCGGCACATGGCCTCGGCCTGGGTCAACTACACCTTGTCCGACACCGCGCTGCGCGGATTGGGCATGGGCGTCGGCGTGCGCTATATCGGCAAGACCTATGTCAACGTCGCCAACACCATGGAGAACGGCTCATCGTTCATGGTCGACGCCGGCCTGCATTACCAGCTCGACAAATGGCGTTTCGCACTCGACGCCACCAACCTCTTCAACCGCGAGACCATCGTGTGCCGCAACAACCAGACCAACTGCCGGTACGGCCTGGAGCGGACCTTCATCGCCAGCGTGGCGTACCGCTGGTAGACGGCCAGGTGGATCCTGGTCTGGCCGGGCTCATGGAACTGGCCGCCGTCAGCGACGGCCAGCCCATACGCGGGGCGGGCCGGCACTGCCCCCGCTCCGCTACGACGCCGCCCCGTCAATCCGGCTGCAGGCATTCGTGGCAGGAACTCAGCGCCAGATGGGCGTCGCGGATCATGAAATTGACCAGCGCTGTCGAAACCCCCAGCTCACGCGCCACGTCACGCTGCGTGCATCCTTCGAACCGGTGCAGTTCGAAGGCCCGGCGGGTACGTGCCGACATCTGCGTCAGCGCGGCGCTCGCCATCCTGAGCGCCTGGCTGCTCACCGCGGCGTCTTCCGCCAGCGAGGCCGACACCGCGTGGCGACCGGCTTCCTCGTCCGCGAAAAGCCGTTGCTCCAACGCACGGCGCCGATGGCAATCGATCGCCAGATGCCGCACGGTCTGGTACAGGTAGGCCGCCGGCTCGCACACGCCTTGCGGCACCGCGCCCTCGAGCAGCTTGACATAGGCATCCTGCACCACGTCCTCAGCCAACTCCTGCGAATCCAGAATACGCAGCGCCGCACGCACCAGCTGCCGCCGGTTCGCCGCGTACAGTGCGGTCAGTGCTTCCATCGTCGGCGCAGTGCCCGTAACCATGTGTACCTCCTCGAGCGCCAGGCGCCCAGGTCATAGTCCGACACCGCCCCTTGATGGAGCGGCATCAATATCGATAAGTGACTGTGGCGAATACCGTGCGGTCCACGCCATAGCGGCAATTGCTGCGATCTCCCCGGCAGACCGCGGTCTGCCGGTTGAACACATTGCTGGCATCCAGCGCCAGGCGCCAGGCGCCTGCGTCGTACGCGAGCGCGGCGTCCACAAGGGTGGCGGCGTGGTTCTTCATCGTGTTGGAGGCGTCCACGTAGGTAGAGCCGATATGGCGCACCCCCATGCCCGCGCTCCATCCCGCCAACCATCCATCAAGCGAATGGTTCAGCCAGAGGGACGCCATCTGGCGCGGCGTCACGATAGGCATCTTTCCCGCCGTGCCGTCGTTGGCCTGCAGATTCTTCACATCGTTGAAGGTGTAGGCGGCCAGCGCATCCCAGCCTCGCGCCAGATTGACCTTGGCCTCGAATTCGACGCCGCGCGCGCGTACGCGGCCGGTCGTGACGCTGAAACCAGGATGCGCCGGATCGGGATCGGCGCTCAGCACGTTGCGCTGCCGCAGGTCGAACAAGGCCAGCGTGTACAGGCTTTGCGATTGCGGCGGCTGGAACTTCACGCCCACTTCGAACTGCTCGGCGCGGGACGGATCGAATGGCTTGCCGTCGTAGGAGGCGCCCGCCTGCGGCACGAACGAGGTCGCATACCCCACGTAGGGCGCGAGACCAGCCCCCGCCGCATACGACGCGCCCGCCCGCCACGTGTAGAAATCGCCGCTGCCACGCGTACGAGTATCGGCAAGCCGGTTATCGGTCACGTCGCGATAGCCGTCCCGCCGCAGGCCAAGCAGTACGGTCCAGTCCCCCGCCTGCATCATGTCCTGGAGATAGAGTCCCCACTGCTCGCTGACCTGCCACACCTTGATGATCGACGGCGCGCCGGGCGGCAGCCCGATGTCCTGGCCATAGCGCGGGTCCAGCAGGTCCAGACTGGGCGCGGCCGCCTGCTGATAATGCTGACGGCCCGACAAGCGCCTGACATCCAGCCCGGCCAGCACCGTATGGCGCAGCCCGCCCCCTTCGAAGTCGCCTTCGATCTGGCTGTCCAGCGCCAGCCCTTCGGCGCGCTCCCGTGCCTGGAGCTGCGCGCGCGCCAGCGTACGACCGTCGCTGGCGAGCGCTCCGGCGTATAGATTGCGCAGCAGCATGTCACCGTGCTGGTAGCGCGCATTCTGGCGTACCCGCCAACGGGCGTTCAGGCGATGCTCGAGCTGGTACCCCAGACTGAAGAAATCGCGGTCGTTGCGGTCGTAGTCGTAGTCGCCCACCAGCACCCGCAGAGGGTAGTAGGCGCGCGATTCACCGTCGTTGCGATCATGCTGGTAGTGCATCAGCAAGGTGAACGAGGTGTCCGCGTCGCGCCAGCCAAAGGCAGGCGCCACGTAGACCAGGTTGTCCCGGTAACGATGGCCGCTGTCGTACTTGTCCTGCGTACCTGCTTCCCTGGCTGTCGCGGTCAGGCGGAAACGGGCCTGTCGGCCCTCGTTGATAGGGCCGCCCAGGTCCAGGTAAGCCTGCTTGTGCTCGAACGATCCGAACTGCAACGCCGCTTCGCGCAGCGGCGTCTCGGGAGGACGTTTGGTGACGCGATTGACGATACCGCCCGGCGCGGTCTGTCCATACAGCGCCGACACCGGCCCGCGCACGACCTCGATCTGTTCCAGCGCATAGGCCGGCACCCGTGCGCGGATCTGGTCGTAGGGCATCTGGCTCAGGCCGTCGCGATAATCCCCGGTCAGCTTGGCATCGAAGCCGCGCAACACGATCCAGTCGTTGCGGACCTCGGTACCGCCGTAATTGTCGATCTGCACACCCGGCGTGTATTGCAGCGCCTGCGTGACCGAACGGACCCCTCGCGCCTGCATGTCGGCGGAAGTCACCACCGACACCGACTGCGGCACCGAGGCCAACGGTGCCAGAATCTTGGTGGCGGCGCGATCCTCGAGCTGGGTGAAGCTCCGGACCGTGCCCTCGACCTGTGTGACCGGCAGGATCGACACCGCGGGCATCCAGATCCGACGGACACGGAAACTTCCCGGCAGGTCTTCGTAGACTTCCAGGCCGTGACCGCTCAATACCGCCTCGAAGGCAATCGCGGGCGCGTAGGTGCCGTCCAGGCCGTTGCTGCTCAGGTCACGGGTGACAGCGGGATCGAAATAGACCAGCACGCGCGCCTGGCTGGCAATCTGCTGGAGCACCTGGGTCAGCGGCCCCGGCGCAACGTGAAAGCTGCGCGTGGCGGCCGCCTGCTGGTCGGACTGCGCCCCGGCCAACGGCATGGCCATGAGCGCGCCCAGGAGCAGCATCCGCGCGCACAGCTGCCGCCCCGCCATGGCGTGGGGCGCGTGTACGCGACGTCGATCGGCTGCTCCGATAACCATGGATTCCAGTTGTTTCCCGTGCAATTGAGTCCTCTTGATTGAAAGGACACGCCAAAGCCGGAAACCGGAAAGTTATCGACGAAAGAATTTTCCCGGGATCCGGGCAAATGGAGAAGTTGAACTGTTACCGAGCCGAAACGCGCACCCAATAAGGGCTACGCCGGGTCACCGTGACAGGCAGCAGGCGGGCCACCGCCTGTAGCGCCCTGTCGGTGTCATTCAAGGGAAACAATCCAGAGATCCGCAACTTCGCCGCCGGCGCATCACAGGAAATCAACCCGTGCCGGTAGCGGCTCAGTTCGGCCAGGAACCGGTCCAGCGGCATGTCATCGGCCGCCAGTTCGGCATTGATCCAGGCCGTGTCGGCCAGCGCCACCGGACGGACGGGCTCGACTTCCCCGGCGCCGTAGCGCGTGGCCTGCCCCGGTTGCAACAGCAGCCGGCTGCCGCCCGCCGCCGGCTCGATCTCCACGAGTCCTTCGAGCAGCGCCACACGGGTCTGCTCGCCGTCCAGGCGCACCATGAAGCGCGTTCCCAGCGCTCGCACGCCTCCAGCGGGCGTGTCGACCCGGAATGGCATGTCGGCATAGCCGGCCGCATGCCCGGTGCGAATCTGGATTTCGCCACGGCGCAGGCGCAGGCGGCGTGTCCGTCCGTCATACAGCACGTCGATCGCGCTGTCGGTGTTGAGCAGGACCTCGGTGCCATCATCCAGCATGACCGTGCGCTGCTCCCCTACTCCCGCCACGTAGTCGGGCGAGATCCGTACCCAGCGCTTGCGGTCGGCCGTCCAGACCAGGCCGCCGGTACAGGTGACTAGCCCCAGCATGGCGATGAGCGCGCGGCGGCCCTTGCGCCGGTCGCCCGTCAGCGCCTGATAGGCGGGACTGCCCTCCAGTTCTCGCATCCGGCCGTCGGCGCGCATCAAATGCGCCCAGGCCCGCTCATGATCGGGATCCGCCTGGCGCCAGCGTTCCCAGGCCTGCCTGTCTTGCGCGGTCTCGGCGCCGCTCGTCAACAACACGTACCAGCGCGACGCCTGCTCGGCCACGTGTGGCGCTAGCGGCAGTCCCCCAGCGTAGGCAACGGGCGTAGCGCTCGCCCGCTTCACGCAAGACCGTCCTGGGCAAAGAAGCAGGTCTGGACCGCGCGCACCATGTAGTTGCTCACGGTGCGGGTGGTCACCCCCAGCCGCGCCGCAATATCCTCATGCCTGAGCCCCTCGAGCTGCGCCAGCAGGAACGCCTCGCGCACCTTCGCCGGCAAGCTGTCGAGCGCGCGATCGATGGCCAGCAGGGTTTCAATCACGAGGTGGCGCGACTCAGGGCTGGGTTCGACGCGCTCGGGCAAATTGGCCAAGGCATCGAGATAGGCACGTTCGATGATTTCGCGCCGATGGTGGTTGGACAGCAGCCGGCGGGCAATGGTAGCGAGAAAGGCACGCGGCTCGACCAGCGGCGGGATTTCCTTGGCGGCCAGCACCCGCATGAACGTATCGTGTGCCAGGTCTGCGGCGCAGTCGGAATTCGCGGTGCGATAACGCAGCCAGCGCGCGAGCCACGAATGGTGCTCCGCATACAGTACCGCTGTGCGTTCTCGCAACCCCGCTACGCCGGACATGAACGTCTCCCCGCAATGTTGACTCGGACATTAATCAGTAATGATAACCATTATCTATATTATGGACCAGGGCTGCATCCGAGTTGAGTTCTTGCCGGCATCAGAGATATGACCGCGGCGTCATGCACCAGCCCAGGCCGGCAGGACAAGGCTAGATCCTTGGCCTCCGCTTTCTCCATGGTCAGGACCTCGGACGAGCCACAGCTCAGGAGCTTCGCCGCGCATCGCGCTTTGACATATATACATACGACCGTATATATTTAATGCAAGCTGGAACTCAACTGCAGATCGGTCACGCAACAGCCCGGCGGTTCGCTACAACCCACACAAGAAATCACAAACTTGGCGCGGCGCCCACGTCGCAGCGCCAGAAGGACTAGTCATGTTCGACTCTACAGTGCCGTCTTCAAGCAAGGTTCCCCGTCCAGCGGCAAAAAGCCAGTGGCTCGCAGTTTCCATGCTCGCCTTCGGCGTGTTTGTCGTCGGAACCGGCGAGTTTGTGCTGGCGGGTCTGCTACCGCTGCTCAGTCGCTCGCTTGAAATCTCCCCCTCCGTCGCGGGCCAGGTGATCACGATATTCGCGCTGACCTGCGCGATTGCAGGCCCGATCCTGACGACCGCGACGGTGCGCTGGCAACGCAGGACAGTGCTGGTCGCCGCATCGGCCGTGTACCTCCTGGGCAGCGCCTGGACCGCGCTGGCGCCCTCTTACCTGCAAGTCCTGCTTGGGCAGGTCGTGGCCGCGCTGGGCGTGGGCATGTTCGTTCCGACAGCCACCGTGACCGCCGCCGCCATGGTCGCGCCGGAGCATCGGGGCAAAGCCATCGCGCTGGTGGTCAGCGGCTTTACTGCGGCGACCGCGTTGGGCGCGCCCTTGGGTACTGCCTTCGGCGGGGTGTTCGGCTGGCGATCGACCATGTGGCTGGCAACGGGCTTGGCCGCGATCGGCGTCATCGGCGTCTTCCGCGCCATTCCCGCGACGCTGGCCGTTGCCGCTGCCAATGGTTTGCGACAGCAAGTCCGCCTTTTGCTGCAGCCCCGGATCCTTGCCGTGCTAGGCGTGACCCTCCTGGCGTTCACGGCGGTCTACATGCCCTACACCTACATCGGCATCATCTTTGAATCGGCCACCCAGGCGAACAGCTTCTACCTGGCGGGGCTGATGACGACCCTAGGCATCGTGGGGACCATCGGCAACCTGGGCGTCGGGATGCTTGCGGACCGCATCGGCGGCCCGAAAGTTGTGATCCTTGCCCTGCTTTGGTTGGTTGTCGCCATGCTGGTCTTGCCGCTGGCGACGCAAAGCCTGCCAGCGGCGTTCGTGATGATTGCGTTCTATGGAATTGCAGCCTTTGCCATCACGACGCCACAGCAACACCGCCTGATCGCGCTCAAACCTGATGCCGCAGCCGTCCTCATCTCGCTCAACCAGGCCATCCTCTATCTCGCCATCGCACTGTCCGGATCGATCGGCGGGCTTGGAATCGAATGGGTCGGAGCGATCAATCTGGGCTTTATTGCCGCGGCCCTGGCAGCGGCTGCGTTGTTGCTATCGGTTTTGACGAGGTCAACGCCCCATAAGCCTCATTGACCCAAACGTTGTCTGATTCCAACCTTCACACAGGCGGGATTGGAGCCGGCGCGGACCGAACCCATGGGCGAGGCGGCGTTCTGCGACGAACTGCGCGAGGTGTTCAAGCAGATCGAGCGCCTGCTACTGGCTTGCGACGCGCAGATGGAAGATGCCATCGAGCTGCAGATGTTCCATGTATTCGGCAGCGGCCGCCTGGAACTTGACAAGGCTGGTCAGTTGGCCGCCATAAGACGGGTCCGTGATGAGTTTTTCTTCGCTCCGTATCCTGCCTCGGTGGAACTGAAAGTTGCTGATTTGAACCCCGATGGCGGGCTGGTAGAGATCGAGGCGGTGGCCTTTGCACCGCTCAACCGCACAGTTGGCGCCGAGTCTCCCACCCCGTAACGCCGCACGCCCGCGGGTCGATTGCTCGAACGCTTGCAGCCCCGCCAGCATGTCGCCAAGCGCCGAGAAATGAGGGCCGAGATAGTGGACGATGCCCTCGCGCATGGTGGCCTGGCCGACAAAGACTGGCGATCGGCGCATACCTGGACGCCCTGCCTGATTGCCAAGGATGCCCTCCTGCAGCATGGCCAGCCCATCGGCGCCAAGCGGCTCGTCAAGCTTGCCACAGTGCTCGGCCGTAACGTGGGCGAACCGCTTGACTCTATCTGCCTGAGCGACCTCGCGCTCGAGCAGGAAGCTCGCACGCGACTCCTTGAACGTAAACCAGGTAGCGGCGCGCATCAGTACGTCCTCGCCAAACTGGCGGTCCAGTTCCGTGAGCGCCTCAAGAAGGTTGAACCGCAGCGATTGAGTCAGAACCTCGGAGCGTCGAATGATAGGGCAGAAAGCCGGCGTACCCGACAGGTTATTGTTGATGCGCCAACGACGATCGCGAACGGCTTTGATACGCGTCAGATAGGCACTCGAAGAGGGCTGCTGCTTCTCGATGCCTGTGCGCGGTCCTCCGGAAAGCCTGAAGAACTACCTGGAGGTCAGCTAGTGGCCTCCGCAATTCGGCGGCGCTACCCTTCGGCGGCGCCGTGCTCCAGCGAATGTATGAAGGCCTGGGTCAATGCAGTCAATGGCGACTGGCTACGGGTCACCAGCAACGGCGTCATAGGCCACTCCAGCCCCTCGACCTGCACCACTTTCAGGCCGAAAGCAGCAGCATCGGCAAGCAACGACTGTGGGCACATGCCCAGCCAATCCTTGCTGCTCAGCAATGGGAACATGGCGCGTATGCCGGTGCCGTCGACTTCCACCTGAATATGGGGACAGGACAAGCCTGCCTGCTCGAAACAAGCCTCAAGTTGGCTGCGCGAGAGGACACCGCGCCGAGCTGCCAGCCAGACATAGGTTTGCAAGTCCTCCAAACGGGAGTGAGCATGCTGGTGAACCGGATGCGTCCGCCGCGCCACTACCCTAAGGGTATCGGGAGCCAGCTTGATGCTGCGCACATCGGGCGATACGGTGTCAGCCGTGACCACGCCGAAGTCCACGAATCCCGCCCGCAAAGCACGTAGCAAGCGGTCGGGCGGCATGACGCTCAGGTTCAGCCTGGCAGCAGGCCGCAGCTCCGAAAAGCGCACGAACGCCCGGCTGACCAAAGGCTCCCAAACCGGAGTCGCACCCACCCGAAGCGTGGCCACTTCGCCCGCGATCACGTCGCCGACGACCCGGAACGCTGCCTGGTATTCCCCTTGCAGCCGGACCGCGTAGGGCCTGAGCGCGAGTGCAGCCTCCGTAGGAGCCATGCCGGCGGGCGTGCGCGCGAACAACTCGGCATTGAGCGCGGCCTCGAGCCGGTGGACGCACTTGGTCAGCGCAGGCTGCGATACGCCGAGGAACGCGGCTGCCCGCTGCAAGGACCCATGTTCCAATATCGCCAGAAAACACTCCACATCCCGAATATTCATGCCCGCGTCCGCAAGTTGCCGTTGCGTGGCTGCGTCGCGCTACCAAATGCCGATCAGGCTATCCGGGTAGGCCGCGGTGTCTCGCTCACCACATCCATCAGTCTATAGGCTAACGAAGCCATCAGCTCCGCCTTGAGGGCCGCATGCGTCGGAACGTCCCACAAATTGTGTTCCTCGTGGGGATCGGTCGCCAGATCGTACAACTCGCCCCAATCGACGCCGCGGTACAAGGTCAGGCGATGGCGTTCGGTCACCAGGGTCCGCGCCCGCACCGGTTCGGAAAATCCCAGAAAGGCTCGCTGGCTTTCCTCCTCGATCAGCAACGACTCGCGGCATCCCGACGGGTTCCCCGCCGCGAGCGGCCCCAGGTCCCGTCCCTGCATGCCCCGGACCGGGGCCAAGCCGGCCGCTGCCAGCACCGAAGGCGCGATATCGATTGAACTGCCGAGGGCCCCGACGCGCGACTCGGCGGATCGGCGCGGATCATGCCAGATGAAGGGCACTCGAATCAGGCCCTGGTAGTGGATCGGGCCCTTGAGCATGATCCCGTGGTCGCCCATCAGGTCGCCATGATCGCTCGTGAACACCACGATCGTATTCTCGGCCAGGCCGGTCTCGTGCAGTGTTTCCATGATGCGTCCGACCGCATCGTCGATCATGGTCACCATGCCATAGGTCAATGCGATCATGCGGCGCGCCTCGTCCGGTAGCACTGCAAAGAGACGCGGCCCTTCCAGCGGCGCACTCCCGGCAGTGCGCTCATCGTGCAGCCAGCGCACCGTGGGCGGCGCTCCTGCGCCGGGCGAGCGGCAGGTCGGAGGCAATGGAATCTCGTCCGGCTCGTACATGCCCCAGTAGCGTCCTGGCGGCGTGAAGGGATGATGCGGATCAGGAAAGGAGCACTGCAGGAAAAAAGGCCGATTGCCGGAACTGGCGTGGCGCCGCAGGAAGGCTTGCGAGCGCTCGGCTACATATGACGTCGAATAGATCTCCTCCGGCAGGCGCGTCTTCCACGCCTGAGGCACGGCAAAGTGCTCGTCCGCCTCCGCATGGCTTCGCCCGCACAACTGTTCGTAGCCAGGCAGGCGCTCCCTGGCCCAGCGCGCCCAGTCGCCGAAGGTGTCGTCCGAATGGTGGTTGCACAATTCGACGTGCTCGAAGCCGTAGTAAGGCAACGTCAGCGCATGGCCGGGATCGGACCAGCGCGAACGCCGCTCCTGCTCATAGTTCGGCCCGCTGATGTTGTCGGCCCAGGCCTCGGGGAACGCCGGGCTCAGTCGCAGTCCCGGCGGCACAGACGGCGCTGGCAGGCTCGGAGGCCGCTCGTCCATGTTCTGGAAATGCGCCTTGCCTACCAACCCCGTGCGGTAGCCCTCCTCGCGTAATACCTGCGGGAATGTCACCGCATGGCGCGACAATGGAATCCCGTTGGTTCGAGTACCGTGCACCGATGGATAGCGGCCTGTCATGATGCTGGCGCGGTTCGGCATGCACACGGTCGACGCCACATAGAATCGATCGAACACACTCCCCGAAGCTGCGATCCTGTCGATATGGGGAGTGCGTACCACGCGATTGCCATAGCAGCCGAGGTGGTCGGCGCGCTGCTGGTCGGTGATGATGAATAGAAAATTGGGATGGGATATTTTTCCGGCCATTGCGCTGCTCACTGAAACTGGAGATGAGCCTTCGAGGCGACTTCCTCGAGGCGAACTTTTTCCTTGGCGATGAACCGAGACACATCCTGGGACGTGCTCGGCGTCACCACAAACTGGGTGGACTGCATGCGGC encodes:
- a CDS encoding FecR domain-containing protein; translation: MKRASATPVAYAGGLPLAPHVAEQASRWYVLLTSGAETAQDRQAWERWRQADPDHERAWAHLMRADGRMRELEGSPAYQALTGDRRKGRRALIAMLGLVTCTGGLVWTADRKRWVRISPDYVAGVGEQRTVMLDDGTEVLLNTDSAIDVLYDGRTRRLRLRRGEIQIRTGHAAGYADMPFRVDTPAGGVRALGTRFMVRLDGEQTRVALLEGLVEIEPAAGGSRLLLQPGQATRYGAGEVEPVRPVALADTAWINAELAADDMPLDRFLAELSRYRHGLISCDAPAAKLRISGLFPLNDTDRALQAVARLLPVTVTRRSPYWVRVSAR
- a CDS encoding sigma-70 family RNA polymerase sigma factor; protein product: MVTGTAPTMEALTALYAANRRQLVRAALRILDSQELAEDVVQDAYVKLLEGAVPQGVCEPAAYLYQTVRHLAIDCHRRRALEQRLFADEEAGRHAVSASLAEDAAVSSQALRMASAALTQMSARTRRAFELHRFEGCTQRDVARELGVSTALVNFMIRDAHLALSSCHECLQPD
- a CDS encoding aminoglycoside adenylyltransferase family protein, with amino-acid sequence MALLIPPPIVPQIAQAKSLIERHLGTGLVAIHLFGSAVDGGLQPHSDIDLLVSVAQPPGEAALRALAMALLAVSAPPGSSPSLRALEVTVLAREQIVPWRHPARRELQFGEWLRADLEAGVVEPPMMDHDLAILLTKARGHSIPIMGPQADQIFEAVPREDLRRALLDTVAQWNAPEDWAGDEKHIILALARIWYTALSGGIASKELAATWLLERLEPPYRPVLGKARAIYLGQEEDDLAQRHQAETAAFIVHARGAIERTCAASR
- a CDS encoding TonB-dependent siderophore receptor, whose product is MTLLGLVAAAPVLAQQTAGETISTLPSVTISGTADTGTGPVQGYVAEDTTSGSKTDTPLREIPQSVSVVGAEEMRDRGVQSVSQAIQYVPGVQVTNFGGAEVRNDWIVLRGFDAKITGDYRDGLNQLPYDQIRARTDPYALERVEVIRGPSSVLYGQVAPGGLVNRITKRPTLDPFGEIVLQAGNFDRRQAAFDIGGPIDEDRKYLYRLTGVLRDAGTQVEYDGDHRYPDDLGYIAPAFTWRPNSDTSFTLLTHYQHDETDGESRPVFPTHVPVGDYGFNRYDRKQYAIGYVFEHRFNDSIMLRQNARYQHGKLDQRDLYSLGLRPDGHTLRRYALVSKESADGVVVDTQGEFRFNAGRAAHTLLAGFDYRFQDGQQWYRQGLAPDLDLDNPVYDQNIPYPGAANAIIDQKDVNRQYGLYLQDQIKIDRVVVTAGLRHDWARSDSRNRMTSTTTRQNDTALTGRLGLAYLFDSGLTPYVSYSTSFNPQSGVSMDSTPFKPTKGEQYEFGIKYQPPGSRSMVAASFFDLTQRNALTPDPRNTNFSVQTGEIRSRGIELEGKANLTRNLDVLASYTLNDVTVTQSNNPLEKDNTPIVTPRHMASAWVNYTLSDTALRGLGMGVGVRYIGKTYVNVANTMENGSSFMVDAGLHYQLDKWRFALDATNLFNRETIVCRNNQTNCRYGLERTFIASVAYRW
- a CDS encoding TonB-dependent siderophore receptor; protein product: MVIGAADRRRVHAPHAMAGRQLCARMLLLGALMAMPLAGAQSDQQAAATRSFHVAPGPLTQVLQQIASQARVLVYFDPAVTRDLSSNGLDGTYAPAIAFEAVLSGHGLEVYEDLPGSFRVRRIWMPAVSILPVTQVEGTVRSFTQLEDRAATKILAPLASVPQSVSVVTSADMQARGVRSVTQALQYTPGVQIDNYGGTEVRNDWIVLRGFDAKLTGDYRDGLSQMPYDQIRARVPAYALEQIEVVRGPVSALYGQTAPGGIVNRVTKRPPETPLREAALQFGSFEHKQAYLDLGGPINEGRQARFRLTATAREAGTQDKYDSGHRYRDNLVYVAPAFGWRDADTSFTLLMHYQHDRNDGESRAYYPLRVLVGDYDYDRNDRDFFSLGYQLEHRLNARWRVRQNARYQHGDMLLRNLYAGALASDGRTLARAQLQARERAEGLALDSQIEGDFEGGGLRHTVLAGLDVRRLSGRQHYQQAAAPSLDLLDPRYGQDIGLPPGAPSIIKVWQVSEQWGLYLQDMMQAGDWTVLLGLRRDGYRDVTDNRLADTRTRGSGDFYTWRAGASYAAGAGLAPYVGYATSFVPQAGASYDGKPFDPSRAEQFEVGVKFQPPQSQSLYTLALFDLRQRNVLSADPDPAHPGFSVTTGRVRARGVEFEAKVNLARGWDALAAYTFNDVKNLQANDGTAGKMPIVTPRQMASLWLNHSLDGWLAGWSAGMGVRHIGSTYVDASNTMKNHAATLVDAALAYDAGAWRLALDASNVFNRQTAVCRGDRSNCRYGVDRTVFATVTYRY
- a CDS encoding sigma-70 family RNA polymerase sigma factor; the protein is MSGVAGLRERTAVLYAEHHSWLARWLRYRTANSDCAADLAHDTFMRVLAAKEIPPLVEPRAFLATIARRLLSNHHRREIIERAYLDALANLPERVEPSPESRHLVIETLLAIDRALDSLPAKVREAFLLAQLEGLRHEDIAARLGVTTRTVSNYMVRAVQTCFFAQDGLA